The following coding sequences lie in one Gemmatimonadota bacterium genomic window:
- a CDS encoding AI-2E family transporter, producing the protein MNEPTGTNPEQERFRKRALLLLVVGVTLLFLAVIRPFIVSVLLAAIFAGMFHGVYRWFVERVKGRTRTASALTVLLVFLLIVLPATGFFTLVASQAVGVADSARPWIEEQINQPGGVEAFLDRIPLLDRLGFLGSLLPDRDQVIEKLGEAASFMGSFLVSSLATVTKGTLNVVLQLFIVLYAMFFFLLDGRRTLDRILYFIPLSPDDEEQLVERFVSVTRATLKGSLVIGILQGALAGVAFWIAGIQGAAFWGTVMVVLSVIPGVGAALVWVPAVLYLLATGAVGTGVALGIWCAVVVGTIDNFLRPRLVGRDTKMSDLMILLSTLGGIVLFGAIGFILGPIVAAVFVTVWDLYGQTFSEILPPSPLRES; encoded by the coding sequence TTGAACGAGCCCACCGGCACCAACCCGGAGCAGGAGCGCTTCCGCAAGCGCGCCCTGTTGCTGCTCGTCGTGGGCGTCACGCTGTTGTTCCTGGCGGTCATCCGTCCCTTCATCGTGTCGGTGCTGTTGGCCGCGATCTTCGCGGGCATGTTCCACGGGGTCTACCGTTGGTTCGTGGAGCGTGTGAAGGGACGGACCCGCACCGCCTCCGCACTCACGGTCCTCCTCGTCTTCCTGCTCATCGTGCTCCCGGCCACCGGGTTCTTCACGCTGGTGGCGTCCCAGGCGGTAGGGGTGGCCGACTCCGCTCGTCCCTGGATCGAGGAGCAGATCAACCAGCCCGGGGGCGTGGAGGCGTTTCTGGATCGCATTCCCCTCCTGGACCGATTGGGGTTCCTGGGATCGCTTCTGCCGGACCGCGACCAGGTCATCGAGAAGCTGGGCGAGGCCGCCAGCTTCATGGGCAGCTTCCTGGTGAGCAGCCTGGCCACCGTGACCAAGGGGACGCTCAACGTGGTGCTGCAGCTGTTCATCGTGCTGTACGCCATGTTCTTCTTCTTGCTGGACGGGCGCCGCACGCTGGACCGGATCCTCTACTTCATCCCTCTGTCGCCGGACGACGAGGAACAGCTGGTCGAGCGCTTCGTTTCGGTGACGCGCGCCACGCTCAAGGGCTCGTTGGTCATCGGCATCCTGCAGGGCGCACTTGCGGGAGTGGCGTTCTGGATCGCGGGCATCCAGGGCGCGGCCTTCTGGGGCACCGTGATGGTGGTGCTCTCCGTGATCCCCGGAGTGGGAGCGGCGCTGGTGTGGGTGCCGGCCGTGCTCTACCTGCTGGCCACCGGCGCGGTGGGCACGGGGGTGGCGCTGGGCATCTGGTGCGCCGTGGTGGTGGGAACCATCGACAACTTCCTGCGGCCGCGTCTGGTGGGACGCGACACCAAGATGTCGGACCTGATGATCCTGCTCAGCACCTTGGGTGGGATCGTGCTGTTCGGCGCCATCGGCTTCATCCTGGGGCCCATCGTCGCCGCCGTGTTCGTCACTGTCTGGGACCTCTACGGCCAAACGTTTTCGGAGATCCTCCCCCCGTCTCCGCTGCGGGAGTCGTAG
- a CDS encoding acetylornithine deacetylase/succinyl-diaminopimelate desuccinylase family protein, whose translation MSRVQPPQHSEGRSARTARVLAAVDAHADAMVTLAQELVRIPTINPPGERYQDCAELLAERMRHLGFAVELLEAEGRPEHTAEWPRINVLGSLGGNGGPCVHLNGHFDVVPAGDGWTVDPFGGLIREGRLYGRGSADMKAGLAAALYAAAAVRDAFPDHPGRMEVSGTVDEESGGFAGVAHLAELGRIGGQRPTYVIIPEPFGVDRICVGHRGVYWFRITALGHIAHGSMPFLGRSAIDDLAALLAAVQRDLIPAIQARSTTMPVVPEGARHGSLNVNSIQGGQIDPESGSDIPRQSPCVADRAEAVFDRRFLPEERIEDVRAEVQGVLDRLCAEDPERRYELTDLLVVEPTRAPDDSPVIRALEAAVSSVVGRAARRVASPGTYDQKHVARIAGVEHCVAYGPGALEQAHQPDESCAVADMVTSAKVMALATLELLDPAGGDAQQS comes from the coding sequence ATGAGCCGCGTCCAGCCGCCCCAACATAGCGAAGGCCGCTCGGCGCGCACCGCTCGGGTACTGGCCGCCGTGGACGCGCACGCCGACGCCATGGTGACGCTGGCTCAGGAGCTGGTGCGGATCCCGACCATCAACCCTCCAGGGGAGCGGTACCAGGACTGCGCCGAGCTGCTGGCCGAACGGATGCGGCACTTGGGCTTCGCGGTGGAGCTGCTCGAGGCCGAGGGGCGTCCCGAGCACACGGCCGAGTGGCCCCGCATCAACGTGTTGGGCAGCCTGGGCGGAAACGGCGGACCCTGCGTGCATCTGAACGGCCACTTCGACGTGGTGCCCGCCGGAGACGGGTGGACCGTCGATCCGTTCGGCGGGCTGATCCGGGAGGGACGGCTCTACGGGCGGGGCAGCGCCGACATGAAGGCAGGACTGGCCGCCGCCCTCTACGCGGCCGCCGCGGTGCGCGACGCCTTCCCCGACCATCCCGGCCGCATGGAGGTGAGCGGCACCGTGGACGAGGAGAGCGGCGGGTTCGCGGGAGTGGCGCATCTGGCCGAGCTGGGGCGCATCGGGGGGCAGCGGCCCACGTACGTCATCATCCCGGAGCCGTTCGGCGTGGACCGCATCTGCGTCGGCCACCGCGGCGTCTACTGGTTCCGCATCACAGCGCTCGGACACATCGCCCACGGCAGCATGCCGTTCCTGGGACGGAGTGCCATCGACGACCTCGCCGCGCTGCTGGCGGCGGTCCAGCGCGATCTGATCCCGGCCATCCAGGCGCGCAGCACCACCATGCCCGTGGTGCCGGAGGGCGCTCGCCACGGATCGCTCAACGTGAACTCCATCCAGGGCGGCCAGATCGACCCGGAGTCGGGCTCGGACATCCCCCGGCAGAGCCCCTGCGTGGCGGACCGCGCCGAAGCGGTCTTCGACCGGCGCTTTCTTCCCGAAGAGCGCATCGAGGACGTGCGCGCCGAAGTGCAGGGCGTGTTGGACCGCCTCTGCGCGGAAGACCCCGAGCGGCGCTACGAGCTCACGGACCTGCTGGTGGTGGAGCCCACGCGCGCGCCGGACGACTCACCGGTGATTCGGGCGCTGGAAGCTGCGGTGTCCAGTGTGGTCGGACGTGCCGCCCGACGCGTGGCCAGTCCCGGCACCTACGATCAGAAGCACGTGGCCCGCATCGCCGGCGTGGAGCACTGCGTCGCCTACGGACCGGGGGCGCTGGAGCAGGCACACCAACCGGACGAATCGTGCGCCGTCGCCGACATGGTCACGTCGGCGAAGGTCATGGCGCTCGCCACGTTGGAGCTGCTCGACCCGGCGGGAGGCGACGCGCAGCAGTCCTGA
- a CDS encoding glycosyltransferase family 2 protein yields MSILLALLPWILVGVVSALRLRDPERLAGAAPGAPAPSVSVIVPARNESVSIEECVASLLATHYPNVEVIVVDDRSTDDTADKVRTFGADPRLRLIEGRPLPGGWFGKPWACWQGAEQARGELLLFTDADTWHGPGLLADAVHELAASGADALTLLGDQRTETFWERVVQPQIFVLIAGRYPNLRKLYARPLSDPARWDLAIANGQFILVRREVYDAIDGHRAVKAEVVEDVRLAQTLVKAGHGFLLREARGRFATRMYRSLSGLVEGWTKNLWTGSRQSVASPLGRFLLPLAVFTQTVLWVLPAVAAAAALAGMGGPAFHIWAYAAFGFVALFWGAASARFGIPWIYGLAAPVGAAMTVRILFRSWVRGSRIEWKGRRYGSAKGEA; encoded by the coding sequence GTGAGCATCCTCCTGGCGCTTCTCCCCTGGATCCTGGTGGGGGTGGTGAGCGCGCTGCGCCTTCGTGATCCCGAGCGCCTCGCCGGTGCAGCGCCAGGCGCTCCGGCGCCGTCGGTGAGCGTGATCGTTCCGGCGCGCAACGAGTCCGTCAGCATCGAAGAGTGCGTGGCGAGCCTGCTCGCGACCCACTATCCGAATGTCGAGGTGATCGTGGTGGACGACCGCAGCACCGACGACACCGCGGACAAGGTGCGGACGTTCGGCGCGGATCCCCGGCTGCGGCTGATCGAGGGCCGCCCGCTTCCGGGCGGCTGGTTCGGAAAGCCCTGGGCGTGCTGGCAAGGCGCGGAGCAGGCGAGGGGTGAGCTGCTGCTCTTCACCGACGCGGACACCTGGCACGGTCCCGGCTTGCTGGCAGATGCGGTCCACGAACTGGCGGCCAGTGGGGCGGATGCGCTTACGCTGCTCGGAGATCAGCGCACAGAGACGTTCTGGGAGCGCGTGGTGCAGCCCCAGATCTTCGTGCTGATCGCCGGGCGTTATCCCAACCTGCGGAAGCTCTACGCTCGACCGCTCTCCGATCCAGCGCGCTGGGATCTGGCGATCGCCAACGGGCAGTTCATCCTGGTGCGTCGCGAGGTCTACGACGCCATCGACGGGCACCGTGCGGTCAAGGCGGAGGTGGTCGAAGACGTCCGTCTGGCCCAGACGCTGGTGAAGGCCGGGCACGGGTTCCTGCTGCGCGAAGCACGCGGTCGTTTCGCCACCCGCATGTACCGCTCGCTGAGCGGACTCGTGGAAGGATGGACCAAGAACCTGTGGACCGGCAGTCGCCAATCGGTGGCGAGTCCGCTCGGTCGGTTTCTGCTCCCGCTCGCGGTGTTCACGCAGACGGTGCTGTGGGTGCTGCCCGCGGTGGCGGCGGCGGCCGCGCTCGCGGGAATGGGTGGACCGGCGTTCCACATATGGGCCTACGCGGCCTTCGGCTTCGTGGCGCTGTTCTGGGGAGCGGCCAGTGCGCGCTTCGGCATTCCCTGGATCTACGGGTTGGCCGCGCCCGTGGGCGCGGCCATGACGGTGCGGATCCTGTTCAGGAGCTGGGTACGGGGTTCGCGAATCGAATGGAAGGGGAGGCGATACGGGTCGGCCAAAGGTGAGGCTTGA
- a CDS encoding radical SAM protein, whose amino-acid sequence MSTAALAPDTPAQRGFLRVTEIFHSIQGESTWAGLPCVFVRLTGCPLRCVWCDTEYAFHGGTRMTFDEIRAQVARFGTRLVEVTGGEPLAHPGAFELVHSLLQDGYTVLVETSGAVDVAPLDSRAHKIMDLKCPGSGESAKNLWSNLDHLTERDEIKFVVADLDDLTWAERTVRQHGLDRAVREGRLGGLLVSPVWDRVRPDGEGSPFLESLAERVLASGLPLRLQLQLHKSIWGAATQGV is encoded by the coding sequence ATGAGTACTGCAGCGCTCGCGCCGGACACGCCGGCCCAGCGCGGTTTCCTCCGGGTCACCGAGATCTTCCATTCGATCCAGGGAGAATCGACCTGGGCGGGATTGCCGTGCGTGTTCGTGCGACTGACCGGTTGCCCGTTGCGCTGCGTCTGGTGTGACACCGAGTACGCCTTCCACGGCGGCACTCGCATGACGTTCGACGAGATCCGTGCGCAGGTGGCACGTTTCGGCACGCGCCTGGTGGAGGTGACGGGTGGTGAGCCGCTCGCGCACCCGGGCGCGTTCGAGCTCGTGCATTCCCTGCTCCAGGATGGCTACACCGTTCTGGTGGAGACGTCGGGTGCGGTGGACGTCGCGCCGCTCGACTCGCGCGCGCACAAGATCATGGATCTCAAGTGTCCAGGCTCCGGAGAGAGCGCGAAGAACCTCTGGTCCAACCTGGATCACCTGACGGAGCGCGACGAGATCAAGTTCGTGGTGGCCGACCTGGACGACCTGACCTGGGCCGAGCGCACGGTGCGCCAGCACGGCCTCGACCGGGCCGTCCGGGAAGGCCGACTGGGTGGGCTTCTGGTCTCCCCGGTGTGGGACCGGGTCCGGCCCGACGGAGAAGGCAGCCCCTTCCTCGAGTCCCTGGCCGAGCGCGTGCTGGCGTCCGGTCTTCCCCTGCGGCTCCAGCTCCAGCTCCACAAGTCGATCTGGGGCGCCGCCACCCAGGGCGTATGA
- a CDS encoding zinc-binding dehydrogenase — translation MNAAFFRRHGGPEVVEFGPVPTPQPGAGQVRVRVRAASLNHLDLWVRRGLPVAIPLPHVGGSDVAGEVEALGPGVEGIEVGSRVVVDPSLDYDWYDTPAPGGALPARPFAVLGEHCWGGFAESVVVPAANLMALPEGVPFQRAAAAGLVFVTAWHALLARARLQPGERVLITGGSGGVSTAAIQIARRAGAQVFVVTSGGDSVERVRALGAHVVFDRLEGPWGKALWAETGKRGVDVVLDSVGQALWPDLLRALAPYGRLVTYGGTTGPEGATSIPLVFWKQLSILGSTMGTPADFRRVMDLVFRGELSPVIHDVLPLREARAAHETLEAGHVFGKIVLIPEDD, via the coding sequence GTGAACGCTGCCTTCTTCCGCCGCCACGGGGGTCCCGAGGTCGTCGAGTTCGGGCCCGTGCCCACGCCGCAGCCCGGGGCCGGCCAGGTGCGCGTGCGGGTGCGCGCCGCATCCCTCAACCACCTGGACCTCTGGGTCCGGCGTGGTCTGCCTGTCGCCATCCCCCTGCCGCACGTGGGGGGGTCCGACGTCGCGGGCGAGGTCGAGGCCCTGGGCCCGGGCGTCGAGGGCATCGAGGTGGGGAGCCGCGTCGTGGTCGACCCCTCCCTCGACTATGACTGGTACGACACCCCGGCGCCGGGCGGTGCGCTTCCGGCACGACCCTTCGCGGTCCTGGGGGAGCACTGCTGGGGCGGATTCGCGGAGTCGGTGGTCGTTCCCGCTGCCAACCTCATGGCCCTGCCCGAGGGCGTGCCCTTCCAGAGGGCCGCGGCGGCCGGGCTGGTGTTCGTCACCGCCTGGCACGCACTGCTGGCGCGCGCCCGGCTCCAGCCCGGAGAGCGGGTGCTGATCACCGGAGGGTCCGGCGGCGTATCCACGGCGGCCATCCAGATCGCTCGGCGGGCGGGCGCGCAGGTGTTCGTGGTCACCAGTGGCGGCGACAGCGTGGAGCGGGTGCGCGCGCTGGGGGCGCACGTGGTCTTCGACCGTCTGGAGGGTCCGTGGGGCAAGGCCCTCTGGGCCGAAACCGGCAAGCGCGGCGTGGACGTGGTGCTGGACTCGGTGGGGCAGGCGCTCTGGCCCGATCTGCTGCGGGCGCTGGCCCCCTACGGGAGACTGGTGACCTACGGCGGAACCACGGGCCCCGAGGGAGCGACCTCCATCCCGCTCGTGTTCTGGAAGCAGCTGTCGATTCTGGGGAGCACCATGGGGACGCCCGCCGACTTCCGTCGCGTGATGGATCTGGTGTTCCGCGGGGAGCTGTCACCGGTCATCCACGACGTGCTTCCGCTCCGCGAGGCCCGCGCTGCCCACGAGACGCTGGAAGCAGGCCACGTGTTCGGGAAGATCGTCCTGATACCGGAAGACGACTGA
- a CDS encoding plastocyanin/azurin family copper-binding protein, which translates to MRRIAAVLAVGSLVTGFSVASATRAAPEPKTIVVKMVDISETQFAFEPADVVANKGDIVQFVQQGPMPHNVAFKEGPAGSNLTPELVMGPYLTAPGQTYDLVIDDRFASGLHRFICTPHEAMGMKGTLTVN; encoded by the coding sequence ATGCGTCGGATAGCTGCAGTCTTGGCGGTGGGCTCCCTGGTGACAGGCTTCTCAGTCGCGAGCGCGACCCGGGCGGCTCCTGAGCCCAAGACGATCGTGGTCAAGATGGTGGACATCTCGGAGACGCAGTTCGCGTTCGAGCCCGCCGACGTGGTTGCCAACAAGGGTGACATCGTGCAGTTCGTCCAGCAGGGTCCGATGCCGCACAACGTCGCCTTCAAGGAAGGGCCGGCGGGCAGCAACCTCACGCCCGAGCTCGTGATGGGGCCCTATCTCACCGCTCCCGGGCAGACCTACGACCTGGTCATCGACGACCGCTTCGCCTCCGGCCTGCACCGCTTCATCTGCACTCCGCACGAAGCGATGGGCATGAAGGGAACGCTGACGGTCAACTGA
- a CDS encoding CoA pyrophosphatase, with translation MHVQTVDQRLREVGSPLSPASLAADLRRSPAPRGEAAVALVLRPTAADLEFLLVKRAENTRDPWSGHMALPGGRRDANDPNLVATAIRETAEETHILLDSTWTLGRLEALSPQTRRLPTLDIHPFVFAAPGGTEAVPENREIASVHWVRVSDLLDPSLHRTVEIPLIGSVREFPAYELDGQVVWGLTYRILRNFIRGYPGALQP, from the coding sequence ATGCACGTCCAGACTGTCGATCAACGCCTTCGCGAGGTGGGCTCCCCGTTGAGCCCCGCCAGCCTGGCGGCCGATCTCCGCCGCAGCCCCGCTCCGCGCGGGGAAGCGGCCGTGGCTCTGGTTCTGCGCCCCACCGCCGCCGACCTGGAGTTCCTGCTGGTCAAGCGGGCCGAGAACACACGGGACCCGTGGTCAGGCCACATGGCGCTGCCGGGTGGTCGCCGGGATGCCAACGACCCCAACCTGGTGGCCACGGCCATCCGGGAGACGGCCGAGGAAACCCACATCCTCCTCGACTCCACCTGGACCCTGGGTCGGCTGGAGGCGCTCTCGCCGCAGACCCGGCGACTGCCGACCCTGGACATCCACCCCTTCGTGTTCGCGGCACCCGGTGGCACCGAGGCCGTACCCGAGAACCGGGAGATCGCCTCCGTGCACTGGGTCCGGGTGAGCGACCTGCTCGATCCCTCCCTGCACCGCACCGTCGAGATCCCGCTGATCGGGTCCGTGCGCGAGTTCCCGGCGTACGAGCTGGACGGCCAGGTGGTCTGGGGGCTGACCTATCGTATCCTGCGCAACTTCATCCGCGGGTACCCGGGCGCCCTCCAGCCCTGA
- a CDS encoding M28 family peptidase, with amino-acid sequence MSWSRSKILTLLGSSSLLLGTASPALLAQQGAQCPTPSTLIGELSGAMRHVRYLADDALEGREVASPGERCAAAYIEARFAEFGLEPGSSGDFEQSFRVRVGAQLGSHNLLSVAAKAYPIGEAWIPLGFAGTGMADGTLTLLDRGMVEDPHASAGAAPLEGKIVVVPIERANVDVHYTAAMAARRGAEGVVLVLPAERLPDISGERRPALSIPVAAVVGATGTELTQAAEQGAAAELMTQVEAAYGDGNNVVAVLPGLDGPDAPWVVVGAHYDHLGHGGEGSLAPDQYGLVHNGADDNASGAAALLEVAHRMAEASERPRLNVLFLAFSGEERGLWGSGFWVKNPTVPLAKINAMINMDMVGRLGTGSLTIFGVGTATEWPELLDRVNQHLSAPIPFSPSPDGYGPSDHSSFYGEGIPVLHFFTNTHEDYHRPSDDWIKIDGHGVDRVAEMVAAVASELAGTDGSPQALTVITGVGRPTTVTSDPTAPAEETASRGYGPYLGTIPDMTPYEAPGVRLTGVREDSPAQKAGLMKGDVIVEFGGHEVTDLYAYTYALQDFKPGDAVEIVVLRNGERVKLTAVLERR; translated from the coding sequence ATGTCCTGGTCCCGTTCGAAGATCCTGACGCTGCTCGGTTCAAGCTCACTCCTGCTGGGCACCGCGTCCCCGGCCCTGCTGGCCCAGCAGGGCGCCCAGTGTCCGACGCCCTCCACCTTGATCGGTGAACTCTCCGGCGCCATGCGTCACGTCCGCTATCTGGCGGACGACGCCCTGGAGGGCCGCGAGGTGGCCAGCCCGGGTGAACGCTGTGCCGCCGCCTACATCGAGGCGCGCTTCGCCGAGTTCGGGCTGGAGCCGGGCAGCAGCGGCGACTTCGAGCAGTCCTTCCGCGTGCGGGTCGGCGCCCAGCTGGGCTCGCACAACCTCCTGTCGGTGGCGGCGAAGGCCTACCCCATCGGGGAAGCCTGGATCCCGTTGGGATTCGCCGGCACCGGCATGGCCGACGGCACGCTCACCCTGCTGGACCGCGGCATGGTCGAGGATCCGCACGCCTCGGCGGGGGCCGCGCCACTGGAGGGCAAGATCGTGGTGGTGCCTATCGAGCGGGCCAATGTCGATGTGCATTACACGGCGGCCATGGCCGCGCGCCGCGGCGCCGAGGGTGTGGTCCTGGTGCTCCCAGCGGAGCGCCTTCCCGACATCAGCGGCGAGCGCCGTCCGGCGCTGTCCATTCCCGTGGCAGCGGTGGTGGGCGCAACCGGGACGGAGCTCACGCAAGCCGCGGAGCAGGGGGCGGCCGCCGAGTTGATGACGCAGGTCGAAGCGGCCTACGGCGACGGGAACAACGTGGTGGCGGTGCTCCCCGGACTGGACGGACCCGACGCACCCTGGGTGGTGGTCGGTGCCCATTACGATCACCTCGGACACGGTGGTGAGGGCTCGCTGGCACCCGACCAGTACGGGCTCGTCCACAACGGAGCCGACGACAACGCCAGCGGGGCGGCGGCCCTCCTGGAGGTGGCGCACCGCATGGCCGAAGCCAGCGAGCGGCCGCGACTCAACGTGCTCTTCCTCGCCTTCAGCGGAGAGGAGCGCGGGCTGTGGGGCTCGGGCTTCTGGGTGAAGAACCCGACGGTTCCGCTCGCCAAGATCAACGCCATGATCAACATGGACATGGTCGGGCGGCTGGGGACCGGATCGCTCACCATCTTCGGTGTGGGCACCGCCACCGAGTGGCCGGAGCTTCTCGATCGCGTGAACCAGCATCTGAGCGCGCCGATCCCGTTCTCCCCATCCCCGGACGGATACGGACCTTCGGACCACTCCTCGTTCTATGGGGAGGGCATTCCGGTGCTGCACTTCTTCACCAACACGCACGAGGACTACCACCGCCCCTCCGACGACTGGATCAAGATCGACGGGCACGGCGTGGACCGGGTGGCCGAGATGGTGGCCGCAGTCGCGTCCGAGCTGGCCGGAACCGACGGATCACCTCAGGCCCTGACGGTGATCACGGGCGTGGGCAGGCCCACCACCGTCACGTCCGACCCGACGGCTCCCGCCGAGGAGACGGCCTCGCGCGGCTATGGGCCCTACCTCGGGACCATCCCCGACATGACGCCCTACGAGGCTCCCGGTGTGCGCCTGACCGGCGTGCGCGAAGACAGCCCGGCCCAGAAGGCGGGGCTGATGAAGGGAGACGTGATCGTGGAGTTCGGCGGACACGAGGTCACCGACCTCTACGCCTACACGTACGCACTCCAGGACTTCAAGCCCGGGGACGCCGTGGAGATCGTGGTGCTCCGCAACGGAGAGCGCGTCAAGCTGACCGCGGTGCTGGAGCGCCGCTGA
- a CDS encoding DUF302 domain-containing protein produces the protein MPTFHEAPDAGTPGWEIDLDARGEAAIAQVSAALKQEGFGTLTRIDLDQAFAEKLGITFRPYAILGACNPKLAHQAVTARPDVGLLLPCNVTVEERAEGGSTVRIVDPQAMLGMGGLGDDPVIQGVAREAGERLGRVAEALRG, from the coding sequence ATGCCTACGTTCCACGAAGCACCGGACGCCGGGACCCCCGGCTGGGAGATCGACCTGGACGCGCGCGGCGAGGCCGCCATCGCGCAGGTCTCCGCAGCCCTGAAGCAAGAGGGCTTCGGCACGCTGACGCGCATCGATCTGGATCAGGCATTCGCCGAGAAGCTCGGCATCACGTTTCGTCCCTACGCCATCCTCGGGGCCTGCAACCCCAAGCTGGCGCACCAGGCCGTGACTGCGCGTCCGGACGTAGGGCTGCTCCTTCCCTGCAACGTCACGGTGGAGGAGCGCGCTGAAGGAGGCTCGACGGTCCGGATCGTGGACCCGCAGGCCATGCTGGGGATGGGCGGCCTCGGTGACGATCCCGTCATCCAGGGCGTGGCCCGAGAGGCGGGGGAGCGGCTGGGTCGGGTGGCGGAGGCGCTGCGGGGCTGA
- a CDS encoding nucleotide pyrophosphohydrolase gives MDLTEAQRQVDAWISQFEEGYWPPLANLARLIEEVGELGRELNHRFGHKPKRADEEEQDLALELGDVLFVLITLANSQGIDLSDALSRVLEKYRVRDSDRWTRKSE, from the coding sequence GTGGATCTGACTGAAGCCCAACGGCAGGTGGACGCCTGGATCTCCCAGTTCGAGGAGGGCTATTGGCCGCCGCTCGCCAACCTCGCTCGTTTGATCGAGGAGGTGGGTGAGTTGGGGCGAGAGCTGAACCACCGGTTCGGACACAAGCCCAAGCGCGCGGACGAGGAGGAACAGGATCTGGCCCTGGAGTTGGGCGACGTGCTCTTCGTGTTGATCACGCTCGCCAACTCGCAGGGCATCGACCTGAGCGACGCCCTGTCGCGTGTGCTGGAGAAGTACCGGGTGCGCGACAGCGATCGTTGGACCCGCAAGAGCGAGTGA
- a CDS encoding proline dehydrogenase family protein: MLRESLLFLSESAVAKRLLTGTPLTRGMSRRFVAGETVAELAEALAAANAEGLVATANYLGESVHDETNARAAADRYLEVLDRIADRNLDANVSLKFTQMGQDISEAFLRDNLGRVLERARAADTFVRFDMESSAYTQRTLDAFESLWTEGWRNIGVVLQSYLRRTQQDVERMVALGARVRLCKGAYAEPAKVAFQERDEVRASFVQAMKTLLSQGHYPAIATHDDAMIEATLDHARAEGIGTERFEFQMLYGVRRDLQKQLVQQGYTVRVYVPFGEAWYPYLMRRLAERPANVVFLAGSVVRESPLGAVFGGNGQAGA, encoded by the coding sequence GTGCTGCGAGAGAGCCTGCTGTTCCTGAGTGAGTCCGCTGTGGCCAAGCGTCTGCTCACCGGCACCCCCCTTACGCGGGGGATGAGCCGTCGCTTCGTGGCCGGGGAGACGGTGGCGGAGTTGGCGGAGGCGCTCGCAGCCGCCAACGCCGAAGGTCTGGTGGCCACGGCCAATTACCTCGGCGAGTCGGTGCACGACGAGACCAACGCGCGGGCCGCGGCAGACCGCTACCTCGAGGTGCTGGACCGGATCGCCGACCGCAACCTGGACGCCAACGTCTCCCTCAAGTTCACGCAGATGGGCCAGGACATCTCGGAGGCGTTCCTCCGGGACAACCTGGGCCGGGTGCTGGAGCGGGCGCGGGCCGCGGACACGTTCGTGCGCTTCGACATGGAGTCGTCCGCCTACACGCAGCGCACGCTGGATGCGTTCGAGTCTTTGTGGACCGAGGGGTGGCGCAACATCGGGGTGGTGCTGCAGTCGTACCTGCGGCGCACCCAGCAGGACGTGGAGCGCATGGTCGCGCTGGGAGCACGCGTGCGTCTCTGCAAGGGCGCCTATGCCGAGCCCGCCAAGGTGGCCTTCCAGGAGCGGGACGAGGTGCGTGCCAGCTTCGTACAGGCCATGAAGACGCTGCTGTCCCAGGGCCACTATCCCGCCATCGCCACCCACGACGATGCCATGATCGAGGCCACGCTCGACCACGCGAGGGCGGAGGGGATCGGCACGGAGCGCTTCGAGTTCCAGATGCTGTACGGAGTGCGCCGCGATCTGCAGAAGCAGCTCGTGCAGCAAGGCTACACGGTGCGCGTGTACGTGCCCTTCGGCGAAGCCTGGTACCCCTACCTCATGCGCAGGCTGGCCGAACGTCCCGCCAACGTGGTGTTCCTGGCCGGCAGCGTGGTGCGGGAGTCCCCACTGGGCGCTGTGTTCGGCGGCAACGGCCAGGCCGGTGCATGA